CACCCAGCCGGTCGACATCGAGATGGACTACGGGCCGCTGGCGGACACCAAGCCCGTCGCCGTCAGGATGGCCTACACCCGGGCGCTGCGCACCACGGTGGCCACGGACCAGGGTCCGCTGGCGGTATATGTGGCCCACCTGGGGTCCGCACGGGTGAATCCCAGGGCGGGCTTCTGGACAGTCTCGCGGGACAGAGGCGCGCACGCGCTCGGCAAGGCCATCGCCGCGGAGCGGAATGAGCGGGTGGTGCTGCTCGGCGACCTGAACGGCACCATGGACGACCGCGCGTTCGCCGACATCACCTCGCAGCTGCGCTCGGCCCAGGAGGCGGCCGGGAAAGGCTTCGGCTTCAGCTGGCCGGCGAAGTTCCCGGTGGTGCGGATCGACCAGATCCTGGTCCGGGGCGTGCAGCCGAAGAGCTCGTGGTCGCTGCCGGCCACGGGCAGTGACCACCTCCCGGTGGCGGCCGGAATCAGCTGGTGAACACCGCACAAGGGCCGGCGCTCCACCTGCTGTGGATGGCACTTGGCTCTCGGGATCACCAGTCGAACGGGCCAGGAAGTCCGGTCAGGTTGTGTCCAGGTCGGTTTGCAGCAGGTGGTGGTCCGAGTACGGGGTCGGATGCACACGGTGCTCGAGCGGGACGACACCTCGCAGGAAGATGTAGTCGAACTTGCTCTGCCAGTCGGTGGTCGGCTTGCAGTTGCCGGTGAGCGAGGGACGGCACTGGGGGTCCGTATCCGCGGCCAGTGCCCATATCCGGGTGAGTTCGGGTGCGTCCGGCACGGCGTTGAAGTCGCCGAGAACGATCGCGCGCTCGTGCCGGGCGACGGCTGCGGCGAGTACGCCGGTCTGGTCCGCTCGGACTGCCTCTTGACGTCGTTCGGCAAGGTGCGTGTTGAAGACCCGCAAGCGCTGGCCGCCCACAAGCGTGGTGACTGCCATGTACCCACGGTCCTCGGATCCGCCGTCGGGGTACTCCACGTTGACGACGTCTGTCATCGGTGCCGCCGAGAGAACCGCCTGGCCGTAGGCTCCCGGACTCCACGGCGTCCCCCCGCAGCGGCCCCAATTCCGAAGAACCGTCCCGTACTCGACGTGGTAGACCAGCCCGTGGAGGTCCTCCAGATGGTCCCGGATGCTTTCGACGTCCCGCACGCACGCTTCTTGCAGGCCGATGACCTGGGGCGCATACGTGGCAATCTCCGCAGCCCGGTCGACGTTGCTCTCCTCGCAGGGATTGCAGATGTTCCACGTCATGACCCGGTTCGGCACGACGTCCCGGACGGCTTCGTCGGGCAGTGATCTGGCGGAGGGGTCACCGCCTGGTGCGCTGTGGCCTACCAGCACCACGCAGGCAACGATCAAGGCACCCGTGAGCAAACGCATACCCCTACCGAGCACCATCGCCTCCGCGAAGTGGATATCCATGGCATCTGACGTCTCCGTGCACGAGGTTATGCGACGGGGTTGTCAACAACACATACGGTGGCCCGGATGGCCTCCTGCGCGACGCGAGACGGAGGGGGCTGCGCGGCCGTGGAGTCGAGGCGGGCTCCGCAGAACAGGCGGGTCGCGGTGAGCCCTGTTTCCCGGTGGCGGACTTGAGCCGGATGCCCTCCGGGCTGGGGCTGGATGCTCTCGACGAAAGATGTGGCCGAAATATCGGGACCGGCGTGGCGGCTTCGTGTCGGGGGAGCTCTTTTCGCTGCATGACGCCCCCTGGTGCGACTTTCCCGCCGTGACCGTGACAGGCGACCCGGTCGCCACCCATTTCGAAAACGGCGTGGCACTTCTGCGCTACGAGGTCGAGAAATAGGCGGAATGCCCCGAGCCTTCGAAGAATGGGACGCCGGTGATGCAGTTCGTTCGGGCATCGGCCGACGTCCGCTCTTCCGCTACCGGCCCATCCCCGCGTCGATGGCGAGGAGTCGAGGAACACGTTGAGCTGACCCTCGTAGTTCGGCCTTGGGACTGGTGAGGTCGCACCTCGAGGTGTCGCGTACGGCCCGATGAGATCGCTCCTGCCATCACTGTGTGTGGTCGCCGGAGCCCCGCTCCAAGGTTGTCCCGTAACTACTGGTCAGGGGTAGATGATCTTGCTGTGGCTGGTGTGATGACGGCGTCCGGGCCGTCCTGAACTGCTCGCCGTCACGACAGCTTGGTTTGATAACCTGTAGCGATGAGCGAGGCGTTGGACGAGGGTCCGTTCTTTCACGGAACAAAGGCCGAGCTGCGGGTCGGAGATCACCTCACCGCCGGTTTCCGTTCCAACTACCGGCCCGAAATCGTGATGAACCACATCTACTTCACCGCGTTGCGTGACGGCGCGGGACTCGCCGCCGAACTCGCTGCCGGCGACGGGGTCCCGCGCGTGTATGCCGTCGAACCGACCGGGGAGTTCGAGAACGATCCCAACGTCACCGACAAGAAGTTCCCCGGCAATCCCACCCGCTCCTTTCGCAGCAGGGAACCGCTCCGGATCGTTGGTGAGGTCACCGACTGGACGCGACAGACACCCGAAGCTCTCCAGATGTGGCGAGACCGGCTGGCCGCAATCCGTCTGGATGACCGCGCTGAAATCATCAACTAACCTCGATCTTTCGTGATTGGCCGTCAGCTCCTGTTGGCGGCCGATCTGTGTTCGGCGGTGTGTTTCGGGTGTGACGGCGGTCCGACTGTCGCGTCGGGTGGGCGCCGGGTTCCACGGCTCCGGTGGGGCGGTGCTACTCGTAGGGATGGGAACGTGCTTGTCAGCCCGGGTCCGGAAGGGTTGCGAGTCGCTGGATCGCCTCCGTGATCACATCGGTCCAGGGCCAGTGGCGGGCGAACCTGAGGTGTCGGCGGCGGGCTGTGGTGACGAGCTGGGCGGCGGCGGAGAGCAAGCGGAGTCGCAGGCGGTGGGGCTCCCAAAGCCGGGCCGTGCCGGTCAGGGCGAGCATCGGCATCCAGGCCAGCAGGTCCAGGGCGATCTGGACGATCTCCAACCAGATCTGATTCTGCGCGCTGTCGTACAGGGGCAGGTTGCGCAGGCCGGTTGAGCGGGCGGCGCGGATGCGGTCCTCGGCGCGGGCCCGCTGGCGGTGCCGCAGCTCCAGCTGGGCGATCTTCTGACCGGTGGTGTTGGTGGCGAAGCAGGTCAAACGCAGCCCGTCGGCGTCGGTGAAGCGCAACTGGGCGCCGGGGTGGGGGCGTTCCTTGCGGACGATCAGCCGCATCCCCTTGGGCCAGCCCTTCAGACAGTCGCTGCCGGCGTCGAGTTCGGCGACCCAGGCGCCGTCGCGGACCTCGCCGTCCGGCTCGACGGCCGGTGTCCACGCGGATTGTGCCGCATCGAGCTCTGCTATCTCGTCCCACACCTGCCGGGATGGTCCCTACGGATCCGGAGATCGAGGTTCGAATCCTTGCTGCTACCTGCTACCTGCTACCTGCTACCTGCTACCTGCTACCTGCTACCTGCTCCTTGCTCCCTGCACCCGCGGGGATGGTCCCCAGGGCACCACCTATCCATGGGGCAAGCTGCATTGCTTCCCGCGCCCGCGGGGATGGTCCCGACCACATTGCCAAGGCGATGACGCGCGGGTCTTCGGTTCGGGATCCGCTGTACCTGAAGGGTGTTGGGTTCGCTCAGTGGGCTGGTGGGGTGTGCGGGGGGTGTGAGCTGGGGTTGTGGGGTTCGCTCGGTGGGTGGGTTTGGGGCGGGTGTGGTCGGGATTCGTGAGGGGTGGCAGGTATCCAGGGGGAGGGGCCACCGGGTGGGAGGGGTTGGGAGTGTGGTGTTGAGGCTGGTGCGGTTGGTGTCCGATGACGGTGACGGCGGTGCGGGGCGGGTGCGGGGGCGGGGGCGGGTGCTGGCGGGGTGGGGGAGGAGGGGTAGCGCGCCGCGGCCGCCGGCCTCGCGCTGCTCGGCTACCGCCTGGCTGAGGAAAGCACTTGGCCTCCCGCCCACGTACCTCCGGCGTAGCCTGCTCGGGAGCACGGACCGTGACGATGCGCCTGGTTCGGCTCCGCTGGGCTCAAGGAGACTGCTCGTCTGCGGGATCGGTGTCAGCGGTCCCTGCGAGCATACGGATCATGAAACGATCCGACGATCTCTTGGCAGGGCTGGACGACATCGACTGGGCAGCCCTAGGGCACGCCTACGGCAGCGCCGAGGACGTGCCCGGCCAGCTCCGGACGGTGTGCGGGCCGGACCAGGAGGCCCGGGAGAACGCCTTCCGCAGCCTGTTCAGCAATATCTTCCACCAGGGCACCCGGTACTCGGCCTCTCCGTACGCCGTGCCGTTCCTCGCCCGAATCGCTGTCGCAGGGCCGACCGGCGCTCGGGCCGACGCGCTGCTGCTGCTGACCCGTCTGGCCATTGATTGGCACGACGAGTACAGCCTCCCGCTCGGCATCGACACCGCCGCGTGGCGCGCCGCAGCCATCAGCCCCGAAGAAAATCTGCGCTGGTACGACGAGCAGATCGCCGCCGAGACCGACGAGGAGCGGCTGAAGAACTTGCGCGAGGGACGGGCGTACTGTGCGGCCGGGCACCCCGTCGATGCCCGCGAGGGCGCACTGCGCTCCTACGACGCGGTCCGCGCCCAGCTTCCCGTCCTGCTCGAACTGCTCGGCGACCGGGACCCGGAGATCCGCACCAAGACCGCGTACCTCCTCGGCTGGTTCCCCGAGGAGGCCGACGCCACCCTGCTCCCGTTGCTGGCCTGCCTCGACGGCGAGCGGGACCCAGGCTGCATCGCCACGGTCCTCGTCGCGGTCGGACTACTCGCCGACCACGACCCGGACGGCCGGGTCCGGCACCACCTCAACCACGAGCACCCCTTGCCGCGCTGGGCCTCCGCCACCGCCCTGACCCGCTTGCTGGTCGCGCACCCGGCTGCCGCGCCCGGCCTGCCGCCGGCGGAGCGCATCGCCGCCGAGCTGGCGGCCTTCGGCGCCGGGCCGGCCCCCGAGTCCGCCACCGCCCACCATGCAGGAGACCTGCACAGCTACACCGTCCGAAGC
The sequence above is a segment of the Streptomyces asoensis genome. Coding sequences within it:
- the arr gene encoding NAD(+)--rifampin ADP-ribosyltransferase, with product MSEALDEGPFFHGTKAELRVGDHLTAGFRSNYRPEIVMNHIYFTALRDGAGLAAELAAGDGVPRVYAVEPTGEFENDPNVTDKKFPGNPTRSFRSREPLRIVGEVTDWTRQTPEALQMWRDRLAAIRLDDRAEIIN
- a CDS encoding endonuclease/exonuclease/phosphatase family protein; protein product: MVLGRGMRLLTGALIVACVVLVGHSAPGGDPSARSLPDEAVRDVVPNRVMTWNICNPCEESNVDRAAEIATYAPQVIGLQEACVRDVESIRDHLEDLHGLVYHVEYGTVLRNWGRCGGTPWSPGAYGQAVLSAAPMTDVVNVEYPDGGSEDRGYMAVTTLVGGQRLRVFNTHLAERRQEAVRADQTGVLAAAVARHERAIVLGDFNAVPDAPELTRIWALAADTDPQCRPSLTGNCKPTTDWQSKFDYIFLRGVVPLEHRVHPTPYSDHHLLQTDLDTT